In the genome of Paenibacillus pabuli, one region contains:
- a CDS encoding glycoside hydrolase family 30 protein, producing the protein MNIGWREHPKRWIILSIAVCCVAVGIGLIINRRESPVPPPVEDKHAEVEVWLTTGDQQHLLEPQPAIPIADNHDAGTSSVDSASQQAEHSQSEFTIRIDPGKIYQTMDGFGAAMTGSSVHLINQLPEEQQEQLLKELFTTEGLNMDMVRHTIGASDYSVDESGQASSYTYDDIASGTDYNMEHFSIDKDQEVVKILEQVARLKPDLKVLGTPWTAPAWMKYGEKTTNGWYLDYNDPRVYEAYARYFMKYIEAYQAKGIPIYGITLQNEPEFTTADYPSMSMGAEEQAMFIRDYLGPALKDTGLDTRIIAYDHNWDQAVEYTSKVLEDEQAAAYIDGSAFHCYAGDPSAMSEVHDRFPDKDIYFTECSGGEWSPDFGENLSWQMSTLMIGAPRNWAKNMLLWNIALDPQGRPTNGGCTNCRGVVTIDPESGEVTRNVEYYALGHISRYVRPGAVRIDSTQEQGKIENVVFNNPDGTMVMVAANTGEAEVSFDVVVDGDSFRYSLPSYSAATFRWNPEMAVNS; encoded by the coding sequence ATGAACATAGGCTGGCGAGAGCATCCCAAACGATGGATCATCCTATCAATCGCTGTTTGTTGTGTCGCCGTAGGAATCGGGCTTATTATCAACCGAAGGGAATCACCTGTTCCACCGCCAGTAGAGGACAAGCATGCAGAGGTTGAAGTCTGGCTGACGACGGGAGATCAGCAACATTTGCTGGAACCGCAGCCAGCGATCCCTATAGCAGATAACCACGATGCAGGCACAAGCTCCGTTGATTCCGCATCACAGCAAGCGGAACATTCCCAGTCGGAGTTCACCATACGAATTGACCCTGGGAAGATCTATCAGACCATGGATGGATTTGGCGCAGCTATGACGGGTTCGTCGGTACATCTGATCAACCAGCTTCCAGAGGAACAGCAAGAACAACTGCTGAAGGAACTGTTTACGACTGAAGGGCTGAACATGGATATGGTGCGTCATACGATTGGTGCCTCGGATTATTCGGTGGATGAATCAGGTCAAGCATCAAGTTATACCTACGATGATATCGCGTCAGGCACGGATTATAACATGGAACACTTTTCGATTGATAAGGATCAGGAAGTCGTGAAGATCTTGGAGCAGGTAGCTCGATTAAAGCCGGATCTTAAAGTGTTGGGCACACCATGGACGGCCCCGGCCTGGATGAAATATGGGGAGAAGACCACGAACGGCTGGTATCTGGATTACAACGACCCCCGGGTATATGAAGCTTATGCGCGATATTTTATGAAGTACATTGAAGCTTATCAAGCGAAAGGCATTCCCATCTACGGGATAACGTTGCAAAATGAACCGGAGTTTACTACAGCTGACTATCCAAGCATGAGTATGGGTGCTGAGGAACAGGCGATGTTCATTCGGGATTATCTCGGTCCGGCTCTCAAAGATACAGGACTGGACACGCGAATCATCGCGTATGACCATAACTGGGATCAGGCGGTCGAATACACAAGCAAGGTGCTTGAAGATGAGCAGGCTGCTGCATACATCGATGGATCGGCCTTCCATTGTTATGCTGGTGATCCATCCGCCATGTCGGAAGTACATGATCGGTTCCCGGACAAAGATATTTATTTTACAGAATGTAGTGGCGGGGAATGGAGCCCTGATTTTGGTGAAAATCTGAGCTGGCAGATGTCCACCCTGATGATCGGTGCTCCACGTAACTGGGCGAAGAACATGCTGCTCTGGAACATAGCTCTAGATCCGCAGGGTAGACCTACAAATGGCGGTTGTACGAACTGTCGTGGGGTGGTGACGATTGATCCTGAGAGCGGTGAGGTAACCCGGAATGTGGAGTATTATGCATTGGGTCATATCAGTCGGTATGTTCGTCCAGGAGCTGTTAGGATCGATTCTACGCAAGAACAGGGCAAGATCGAGAACGTCGTTTTCAACAACCCGGATGGAACCATGGTGATGGTTGCAGCTAACACGGGAGAGGCAGAAGTTTCGTTTGATGTAGTCGTGGACGGAGATTCGTTTCGATACTCATTACCTTCCTACTCGGCAGCAACATTCCGATGGAATCCGGAAATGGCGGTAAATAGTTGA
- a CDS encoding beta-glucosidase produces MNRRLNLIFLKRWFMLLIIVAVAAMPLHAFAAEAESEADRPWMNKSLTAEERTALLLKAMTLEEKVGFVTGKVNNYYGFYNDGLERLGIPALQMADGPAGVRVANPDVQDKKSTALPAPIALAASWDTDLAKKYGDLIGQEAHDTTHNVVLGPGLDIARTPWGSRNFESLGEDPLLASGMGAAYVNGIQSNPVIATAKHYILNNQETERFTTNATASERAIQEIYARPFQAMVEKANLGSAMCSFNQVNGTYACENKEMLTDVLRDQFGFEGFVMSDYGANFSTAKSANAGLDLETPGEPYGKWGDKLLEAVNNGEVSEQTIDEKVRRILLQMFEKGLFDNPVTNTQINAKKDGKQAREIAEQSMVLLQNNDNTLPLSSKNTKSIAVIGPDADNASAAGGGSSMVNPTYTVSPLQGIRNRAGNGVDVKYAAGTDPISAGDAFNGPSAVPSTLLSPADAEKSEQNYGTEKAEYGLRAEYWTNTNMEGDPSLVRTDNQVNMNLGFYNYEGFNAQSSKLPVTPTKFNSKMSARWTGSITAPKTGDYKLSLTSLGSAKLYVDDQLLVDNQGENLSTTKKEITLKEGKSHNIRIEYRTDFPVQTSHDMGAQVRFGWEAPEDAVDAKMQKAVDLAKKSDVAVVVTRTYDSEGYVDRSDLELPNNQEQLIREVAAANPKTIVVQMSGRAVEMDSWQKEVPSIVQAWYAGQEQGNAVARVLFGDVNPSGKLPVTFPSDDSQTPVSTAEQFPGVNGVGNYSEGIFVGYKGYDKEGMTPAFAFGHGLSYTNFDYRNLHVKNTGKGDKATVEVSLNLRNTGKVTGAEVVQVYVGNLPTKVETPEKQLAGWAKVDLKAGKQQRVNIQLDRSALSYWDETSHEWVMPKGKVQVYVGSASDDIRLTGSVNIGSKSGK; encoded by the coding sequence ATGAACAGAAGACTCAATCTGATTTTCCTCAAACGATGGTTTATGCTGTTAATCATCGTGGCAGTAGCGGCTATGCCGTTGCACGCCTTCGCCGCAGAAGCGGAATCCGAGGCTGATCGCCCATGGATGAACAAATCCCTGACTGCGGAGGAACGTACCGCGTTGTTGCTCAAGGCGATGACACTGGAGGAGAAAGTCGGATTCGTTACCGGTAAAGTAAATAATTATTATGGTTTCTATAATGATGGATTGGAGCGCCTCGGCATTCCAGCGTTACAGATGGCGGATGGACCTGCTGGGGTACGCGTGGCGAACCCAGATGTTCAGGACAAAAAGTCCACGGCACTGCCCGCACCAATCGCGTTGGCTGCTTCCTGGGACACCGATCTTGCCAAGAAATACGGTGATCTTATCGGGCAGGAAGCACATGATACAACACATAATGTCGTTCTTGGTCCGGGGCTGGATATTGCGCGTACCCCATGGGGCTCACGTAACTTCGAATCCCTCGGTGAAGATCCGTTGCTCGCTTCCGGCATGGGTGCAGCTTATGTGAACGGGATTCAAAGCAATCCGGTTATCGCTACAGCGAAACACTACATCTTGAACAACCAGGAGACGGAGCGTTTCACCACCAATGCAACAGCTAGCGAACGTGCCATCCAGGAAATCTATGCACGTCCGTTCCAGGCGATGGTCGAAAAAGCGAATCTCGGTTCGGCAATGTGTTCGTTTAACCAGGTGAACGGTACATACGCTTGTGAGAACAAGGAGATGCTGACCGATGTCCTTAGAGACCAGTTTGGCTTCGAAGGGTTCGTCATGAGTGACTATGGTGCAAATTTCAGTACAGCCAAATCCGCGAATGCGGGACTGGATCTGGAGACACCGGGAGAGCCTTATGGCAAATGGGGAGACAAGCTGCTCGAAGCTGTAAACAACGGCGAAGTCAGCGAACAGACCATTGATGAGAAGGTTAGACGGATTTTGCTTCAGATGTTCGAGAAAGGGCTGTTCGACAACCCTGTAACCAATACACAGATCAATGCGAAGAAAGATGGCAAACAAGCACGTGAAATTGCGGAGCAGAGTATGGTGCTCTTGCAAAACAACGATAATACGCTGCCATTGTCCAGCAAAAACACGAAATCAATCGCTGTCATCGGACCAGATGCAGATAACGCATCTGCTGCTGGTGGAGGTAGCAGTATGGTTAACCCGACGTATACGGTAAGTCCACTGCAAGGTATTCGTAATCGTGCTGGTAACGGGGTGGATGTAAAATATGCAGCTGGAACTGATCCGATCTCTGCAGGGGATGCATTTAACGGTCCTTCCGCTGTTCCATCCACACTCCTGTCTCCGGCAGATGCCGAGAAGAGCGAGCAGAACTATGGTACGGAGAAAGCAGAGTATGGTCTGCGTGCCGAATACTGGACCAACACGAACATGGAAGGTGATCCTTCTCTGGTACGTACAGACAATCAGGTCAACATGAATCTTGGATTTTACAATTATGAAGGGTTCAACGCCCAGTCATCCAAGCTTCCGGTGACACCAACGAAATTCAACAGTAAAATGTCTGCTCGCTGGACGGGTTCCATTACAGCACCCAAAACGGGTGATTACAAATTGTCTCTGACCAGTCTGGGCTCTGCGAAATTGTACGTGGATGATCAACTGCTCGTAGACAATCAAGGTGAAAATCTGAGCACGACCAAGAAAGAAATCACGTTAAAAGAAGGCAAGTCCCACAACATTCGCATTGAATATCGTACCGATTTCCCGGTACAGACGAGTCATGATATGGGTGCCCAAGTTCGTTTCGGCTGGGAAGCACCTGAAGATGCTGTGGATGCCAAGATGCAAAAGGCAGTTGATCTGGCCAAAAAATCGGATGTCGCGGTTGTCGTGACACGTACGTATGACAGTGAAGGTTATGTGGATCGTTCCGATCTGGAACTGCCGAATAACCAGGAGCAGTTGATCCGCGAAGTGGCGGCAGCCAATCCCAAAACGATTGTGGTACAAATGAGTGGTCGCGCCGTTGAAATGGATTCTTGGCAAAAAGAAGTGCCATCCATTGTTCAAGCCTGGTATGCAGGTCAAGAACAAGGTAACGCGGTCGCACGGGTTCTATTTGGTGATGTGAATCCATCCGGCAAACTGCCCGTGACGTTCCCGTCTGATGATTCACAGACCCCGGTATCTACTGCGGAACAATTCCCGGGTGTGAATGGGGTGGGCAACTACTCCGAGGGTATCTTTGTAGGGTATAAAGGATATGACAAAGAAGGCATGACACCGGCGTTTGCTTTTGGACACGGATTGTCTTACACGAACTTTGACTACCGTAACCTGCATGTGAAAAATACAGGCAAAGGTGATAAGGCAACGGTAGAAGTATCCCTGAACCTGCGTAATACCGGTAAAGTTACCGGTGCAGAAGTGGTACAGGTCTATGTTGGCAATCTGCCAACCAAGGTGGAGACACCGGAGAAGCAGCTTGCTGGCTGGGCGAAGGTCGATCTGAAGGCTGGCAAGCAGCAGCGTGTCAATATTCAACTGGATCGCAGTGCACTGTCCTATTGGGATGAAACGTCGCATGAATGGGTAATGCCTAAGGGGAAAGTCCAGGTTTATGTTGGCAGTGCATCGGATGATATTCGTCTGACAGGCAGTGTGAATATCGGAAGCAAGTCTGGTAAATAA